From the Oceanivirga salmonicida genome, the window TTAGGATGGGTATTAGAAGTAATATATCATGTAATAGAAGATGGAGATTTTGTAAATAGAGGATTTTTAATAGGACCTTATTGTCCTATATATGGCTTAGGTATGTTTTTAATATTATATTTACTTTCG encodes:
- a CDS encoding putative ABC transporter permease is translated as MNEIIVKIIYLFLIYSFLGWVLEVIYHVIEDGDFVNRGFLIGPYCPIYGLGMFLILYLLS